One region of Juglans microcarpa x Juglans regia isolate MS1-56 chromosome 7S, Jm3101_v1.0, whole genome shotgun sequence genomic DNA includes:
- the LOC121240630 gene encoding 17.4 kDa class I heat shock protein-like has protein sequence MSLVPSLFGGRRTNVFDPFSLDLWDPFDGLLSSAVANVPPSARETAALANLRIDWKETPEAHVFHADLPGLKKEEVKVEVEDGRILQISGERSKEQEEKNDKWHRIERSSGKFLRRFRLPENAKMDQVKASMENGVLTVTVPKEEEKKPEVKPIEISG, from the coding sequence ATGTCGCTCGTTCCCAGCCTCTTTGGTGGTCGTCGAACCAACGTGTTTGATCCATTTTCTCTAGACTTATGGGATCCCTTCGATGGACTCCTCTCCTCCGCCGTTGCCAATGTCCCTCCCTCAGCACGCGAAACCGCTGCGTTGGCCAACTTAAGAATCGACTGGAAGGAAACCCCAGAGGCCCATGTCTTCCATGCGGACCTCCCGGGCCTCAAGAAGGAGGAAGTGAAAGTCGAGGTTGAAGATGGAAGAATTCTGCAGATTAGCGGAGAGAGGAGCAAAGAACAGGAGGAGAAGAACGATAAGTGGCACCGCATCGAGAGAAGCAGTGGCAAGTTCCTCCGCCGGTTCAGGCTGCCGGAAAATGCGAAGATGGATCAGGTCAAGGCTAGCATGGAGAATGGGGTGCTTACTGTGACTGTTCcgaaagaggaggagaagaagccTGAGGTCAAACCCATTGAAATCTCCGGTTGA